A genomic segment from Vicia villosa cultivar HV-30 ecotype Madison, WI unplaced genomic scaffold, Vvil1.0 ctg.000113F_1_1, whole genome shotgun sequence encodes:
- the LOC131624250 gene encoding amino acid transporter AVT1D-like → MPRGKMKFDEDLGPDREDDFQTDDEENQAERVFDNLDDDDTESDINNNSPPSRNLSNEVDFNTSWPQTYRTSMDMLTSVSKTPPGINFFKIISSAGKIIVPKECVQDEFTNSLTLPLVSDEKTSIGKEEPISKPQVQSHVSCPKISATEFSPPERESSFAQSVINGTNILCGIGLMTIPYAVKEGGWLSLAILLLFALACCYTGILLMRCLQSRPQLNTYPDIGQAAFGIAGRLGIAIILYMELFGSCVEYITLVSDNLSSLFPNTGMNLAGTELSTNQVFSITAALLVLPTVWLRDLSLLSYISVGGIFATTLVALCLFWAGAVNQIGFINPRTKILDIENISVSIGLFGFGFAGHAVFPNVYSSMKDQSKFPLVLYISFVFCLVMYVSVGVVGYLLFGDKVESQFTLNMPKELYASKIAIWTTVVTPLAKYALTLLPIVSSIEELVPFPRLRCYAMSIVIRTALVLASLAVALSFPYFGSVMALIGSMLSMIVALIYPCACYLKLHSGRLSNMQITNCILVIIVGVISGIIGTYSATTRIAGKGD, encoded by the exons ATGCCAAGAGGCAAAATGAAGTTTGACGAGGATCTTGGTCCTGACCGTGAAGATGATTTTCAAACAGATGATGAAGAAAATCAAGCAGAAAGGGTTTTTGATAATTTGGATGATGATGATACCGAATcagatattaataataattctcCTCCTTCAAGAAATTTATCCAATGAGGTTGACTTCAATACCTCTTGGCCTCAAACCTATAG GACATCTATGGACATGTTAACAAGTGTAAGTAAGACACCACCTGGGATTAATTTCTTCAAGATAATTAGTTCAGCAGGGAAGATTATTGTCCCTAAGGAATGCGTCCAAGATGAATTTACCAATTCTTTGACTTTACCGCTTGTTTCTGACGAAAAAACTTCAATCGGAAAAGAGGAACCTATATCGAAACCTCAAGTTCAATCACATGTCAGCTGTCCGAAAATTTCTGCCACTGAGTTTTCGCCACCAGAGAGGGAAAGTTCCTTTGCACAATCAGTGATTAATG GGACCAATATATTATGTGGTATCGGGCTTATGACCATTCCGTATGCTGTAAAAGAAGGAGGGTGGTTGAGCCTTGCAATACTGCTACTGTTTGCTCTCGCTTGTTGCTATACTGGAATTTTATTGATGAGATGTTTACAAAGCCGTCCTCAACTCAACACCTATCCAGATATTGGCCAGGCTGCTTTTGGAATTGCTGGTCGCTTGGGGATTGCG ATCATTTTATACATGGAACTATTT GGTTCTTGTGTTGAGTATATAACACTTGTCAGTGATAACCTCTCGTCACTTTTCCCCAACACCGGCATGAACTTAGCTGGTACAGAGCTAAGTACAAATCAAGTTTTTTCCATCACTGCAGCTCTTCTAGTTTTACCGACAGTTTGGTTGCGAGATTTAAGCCTGCTTTCATATATTTCAG TTGGAGGAATATTTGCAACAACACTTGTAGCACTTTGCTTGTTTTGGGCTGGTGCAGTAAACCAAATTGGATTTATCAATCCAAGAACGAAAATTTTAGACATTGAAAACATATCTGTATCAATTGGTCTCTTTGGTTTCGGATTTGCTGGCCATGCTGTTTTTCCAAATGTCTACTCTTCCATGAAGGATCAATCCAAATTCCCATTAGTTCTATATATCAG TTTTGTTTTCTGTCTTGTTATGTACGTTAGTGTAGGAGTAGTCGGATATTTACTGTTTGGTGACAAAGTTGAATCTCAGTTTACCTTAAACATGCCAAAAGAGTTATATGCATCAAAGATAGCAATCTGGACAACG GTTGTGACTCCTCTAGCAAAATACGCCTTAACATTGTTGCCTATTGTATCAAGCATAGAGGAACTTGTTCCTTTTCCTAGGCTAAGATGTTATGCTATGTCTATTGTTATCAGAACAGCTTTAGTTCTTGCAAGTTTAGCTGTGGCTCTCTCTTTTCCATATTTTG GTTCTGTAATGGCACTAATTGGTTCTATGTTGTCAATGATAGTT GCACTTATTTATCCTTGTGCATGTTATCTCAAGCTACACAGTGGCAGATTATCAAATATGCAG atAACAAATTGCATTTTGGTTATTATTGTGGGGGTGATAAGCGGTATCATAGGAACATACTCAGCTACTACAAGAATAGCTGGCAAGGGAGACTAA